A section of the Jatrophihabitans sp. genome encodes:
- a CDS encoding low molecular weight protein-tyrosine-phosphatase has product MADRVVIDSAGTGPWHAGKDMDPRARQALSRRGYPAPRHVARQFTAEDFAGRDLVIGLDAGHLAKLGQLARLAGDPRGAAASISLPRSYDPDAVAAGELDVPDPYYDGEPEYEAALTQIEAACAGLARRLVGNYLTANDWHI; this is encoded by the coding sequence GTGGCTGATCGGGTGGTCATCGACAGCGCCGGCACCGGTCCCTGGCACGCCGGCAAGGACATGGACCCGCGGGCTCGCCAGGCCCTGTCCCGGCGCGGTTACCCGGCGCCGCGACATGTCGCGCGGCAGTTCACGGCCGAGGATTTCGCCGGCCGTGATCTGGTGATCGGGCTGGACGCGGGCCACCTGGCCAAGCTCGGCCAGCTGGCCCGGCTGGCCGGTGACCCCAGGGGGGCGGCGGCCTCGATCAGCCTGCCGCGCAGCTATGACCCGGACGCGGTGGCGGCCGGCGAGCTGGACGTCCCGGACCCGTACTACGACGGCGAGCCCGAGTACGAGGCCGCGCTGACCCAGATCGAAGCAGCCTGCGCCGGCCTGGCCCGGCGGCTGGTCGGCAATTACCTGACGGCAAACGACTGGCACATATGA
- the recR gene encoding recombination mediator RecR yields the protein MYEGAVQDLIDELGRLPGIGPKSAQRIAFHLLAAESVDVDRLAAILRRVKAEVKFCRVCGNVTDSDECRICRDTRRDPTVICVVEEPKDVIAVERTREFRGRYHVLGGAISPIDGIGPDDLRVRELLQRLSDGTVTELILATDPNLEGEATATYLARLIKPMGVTVSRLASGLPVGGDLEYADEVTLGRAFSGRRAVE from the coding sequence ATGTACGAGGGCGCGGTCCAGGATCTGATCGACGAGCTCGGCCGGCTGCCCGGCATCGGTCCCAAGAGCGCGCAGCGGATCGCCTTTCACCTGCTGGCCGCCGAGTCGGTGGACGTCGACCGGCTGGCCGCGATCCTGCGCCGGGTCAAGGCCGAGGTGAAGTTCTGCCGGGTCTGCGGAAACGTCACCGACTCCGACGAGTGCCGGATCTGCCGTGACACCCGCCGGGACCCCACCGTGATCTGCGTGGTCGAGGAGCCCAAGGACGTCATCGCGGTGGAGCGCACCCGGGAGTTCCGCGGTCGCTATCACGTGCTGGGCGGCGCGATCAGCCCGATCGACGGCATCGGCCCGGACGACCTGCGGGTGCGTGAGCTGTTGCAGCGGCTGTCCGACGGCACGGTCACCGAGCTGATCCTGGCCACCGACCCCAACCTCGAGGGCGAGGCGACCGCCACCTACCTCGCCCGGCTGATCAAGCCGATGGGCGTCACCGTGAGCAGGCTGGCCAGCGGCCTTCCCGTGGGCGGTGACCTCGAGTACGCCGATGAGGTGACCCTCGGGCGGGCCTTCTCCGGCCGGCGAGCTGTCGAGTAG
- a CDS encoding aldolase/citrate lyase family protein, which produces MTTGRDPGRAPELAAELAGRLDALLAADDAERARRYPGPSADRQPVHTAYVPADRFSAGTARQWGEAALRALDEHGPVPGFDESEHAKVRDKLTREPVEDLRIDFEDGYGIRPDEVEDAAAVSAATALAESLGAGGAPPFTGLRMKSLEPAVRRRGLSTLALFLDTLLGLAALPAGFRITLPKVSSVRQVQAMVECCAALESRLGLADGQLRFEIQVETPQAILGPDGIALVAPMISAAAGRCAGLHYGTYDYSASLGIAAAFQSMAHPAADHAKAVLQVAAAETGIAVSDGSTNVLPVGGTAAVRQAWQLHAGLVRRSLERGFYQGWDLHPAQLASRYAATFRFFTDGQAAARARLAAYSARRETGIADEPATVRALTDYLARGVACGALDEPS; this is translated from the coding sequence ATGACCACAGGACGGGACCCCGGCCGCGCGCCGGAACTGGCCGCCGAGCTGGCCGGCCGGCTCGACGCGCTGCTGGCAGCCGACGACGCCGAGCGGGCCCGGCGTTATCCGGGGCCTTCGGCTGACCGGCAGCCGGTGCACACCGCCTACGTGCCGGCCGACCGGTTCTCCGCCGGCACCGCCCGGCAGTGGGGCGAGGCCGCGCTGCGCGCCCTGGACGAGCACGGCCCGGTACCCGGTTTCGACGAGTCCGAGCATGCCAAGGTCCGGGACAAGCTGACCCGCGAGCCGGTCGAGGACCTGCGGATCGACTTCGAGGACGGCTACGGGATCCGTCCGGACGAGGTCGAGGACGCCGCCGCGGTCTCGGCGGCCACCGCCCTGGCCGAATCGCTCGGCGCCGGCGGCGCGCCGCCGTTCACCGGGCTGCGGATGAAGTCACTGGAGCCGGCGGTCCGCCGCCGCGGGCTGAGCACCCTGGCCCTGTTCCTGGACACCCTGCTGGGGCTGGCGGCGCTGCCGGCCGGCTTTCGGATCACCCTGCCCAAGGTCAGCTCGGTGCGGCAGGTGCAGGCGATGGTCGAGTGCTGCGCGGCGCTGGAGTCGCGGCTCGGCCTGGCCGACGGGCAGCTGCGGTTCGAGATCCAGGTGGAGACCCCCCAGGCCATCCTCGGTCCGGACGGCATCGCGCTGGTGGCGCCGATGATCTCGGCGGCCGCCGGCCGGTGCGCCGGGCTGCACTACGGCACCTATGACTACAGCGCCAGCCTGGGCATCGCCGCCGCCTTCCAGTCGATGGCCCACCCGGCGGCCGACCACGCCAAGGCGGTGCTGCAGGTGGCGGCGGCCGAGACCGGCATCGCAGTCTCCGACGGTTCCACCAACGTGCTGCCGGTGGGCGGCACCGCGGCGGTCCGGCAGGCCTGGCAGCTCCACGCCGGCCTGGTCCGGCGCTCGCTGGAACGTGGCTTCTACCAGGGCTGGGACCTGCACCCGGCCCAGCTGGCAAGCCGGTACGCCGCGACCTTCCGGTTCTTCACCGACGGGCAGGCCGCCGCCCGGGCCCGGCTGGCCGCCTACTCGGCCAGGCGGGAGACCGGCATCGCCGACGAGCCGGCCACCGTCCGGGCGCTGACGGACTACCTGGCCCGCGGGGTGGCCTGTGGAGCTCTGGACGAACCGTCCTGA
- the allB gene encoding allantoinase AllB, translating to MTDLLLRAHRIITPAGERPGAVRVSSGRIVSVDSFDAPSGLSWDGSAVTEVSIAEDCVLLPGLVDSHVHINEPGRTEWEGFASATAAAAAGGITTVVDMPLNSIPPTVDLAALRVKQRAAQGRVHVDVAFWGGAVPANCADPMDGVDDLLELHRAGVAGFKCFLLDSGVQEFPPLDRAGVTAAMRRIAAFDGLLIAHAEDPVVIAAAPEPAGRSYRSFVASRPPDAETEAISWFLNAVRETGCRAHLVHLSSAAALPLIAAARGEGLPVTVETCPHYLSLAAEQVPDGATQFKCCPPIREQANRERLWQALSDGLIDCVVSDHSPCTAELKRLDTGDFAAAWGGIASLQLALPVTWTQAGSRGHTLAELAGWMASGPARLAGLAGKGAIAPGYDADFAVFAPDQSFVVDPARLRHRNPVTPYAGARLRGVVRETWLAGERIDGHTPRGRLLHRAAAR from the coding sequence ATGACCGACCTGCTGCTGCGCGCCCACCGGATCATCACCCCCGCGGGTGAGCGGCCCGGCGCGGTGCGGGTCAGCTCCGGCCGGATCGTCTCGGTGGACAGCTTCGACGCCCCCAGCGGGCTCAGTTGGGACGGCTCAGCTGTCACCGAGGTCAGCATCGCCGAGGACTGCGTCCTGCTGCCCGGCCTGGTGGACTCGCACGTCCACATCAACGAGCCCGGCCGGACCGAGTGGGAGGGCTTCGCCTCGGCCACCGCGGCGGCAGCGGCCGGCGGGATCACCACGGTGGTGGACATGCCGCTCAACAGCATCCCGCCGACGGTCGATCTCGCGGCGCTGCGGGTCAAGCAGCGGGCCGCTCAGGGCCGGGTGCACGTGGACGTGGCCTTCTGGGGCGGGGCCGTGCCGGCCAACTGCGCCGACCCGATGGACGGCGTGGACGACCTGCTCGAGCTCCACCGCGCCGGGGTGGCCGGTTTCAAATGCTTCCTGCTGGACTCCGGGGTCCAGGAGTTCCCGCCGCTGGACCGGGCCGGGGTGACGGCGGCGATGCGGCGGATCGCGGCCTTCGACGGCCTGCTGATCGCCCACGCCGAGGACCCGGTGGTGATCGCGGCCGCTCCCGAACCGGCCGGGCGCAGCTACCGGTCCTTCGTGGCGTCCCGGCCGCCCGACGCCGAGACCGAGGCCATCAGCTGGTTCCTGAACGCCGTCCGCGAGACCGGGTGCCGGGCGCACCTGGTGCACCTGTCCAGCGCCGCCGCGCTGCCCCTGATCGCCGCCGCCCGGGGCGAGGGGCTGCCGGTCACGGTCGAGACCTGCCCGCACTACCTGAGCCTGGCCGCCGAGCAGGTGCCCGACGGCGCCACCCAGTTCAAGTGCTGCCCGCCGATCAGGGAGCAGGCCAATCGAGAGCGGTTGTGGCAGGCGCTCTCGGACGGCCTGATCGACTGCGTGGTGTCTGACCACTCGCCGTGCACCGCTGAGCTCAAGCGGCTGGACACCGGTGACTTCGCCGCGGCCTGGGGTGGCATCGCCTCGCTGCAACTGGCCCTGCCGGTGACCTGGACGCAGGCCGGCAGCCGCGGCCACACCCTCGCCGAGCTGGCCGGCTGGATGGCGTCCGGCCCGGCTCGGCTGGCGGGCCTGGCCGGCAAGGGCGCCATCGCGCCCGGCTATGACGCCGACTTCGCGGTCTTCGCCCCGGACCAGAGCTTCGTGGTGGACCCGGCCCGGTTGCGGCATCGAAACCCGGTGACCCCTTACGCCGGGGCTAGGCTGCGCGGCGTGGTGCGAGAAACCTGGCTGGCCGGCGAGCGGATCGACGGGCACACCCCGCGCGGCCGGCTGCTGCATCGGGCGGCTGCCCGGTGA
- a CDS encoding DNA polymerase III subunit gamma and tau, with protein MALALYRKYRSADFSEVIGQEHVTAPLIQALTAGRINHAYLFSGPRGCGKTSSARILARSLNCEQGPTPTPCGVCSSCVELAPNGPGSIDVIEIDAASHGGVEDARDLRERAYYAPVRDRYKVYIIDEAHMVTNQGFNALLKLVEEPPEFLVFIFATTEPDKVLQTIRSRTHHYPFRLIPPSVLRAHLERICQVEGVTVEQTVFPLVVRAGAGSARDALSVLDQLLSGAGAEGVTYTRAVGLLGVTDSALLDDMTDSLAVGDAAGVYATIDRVVEAGHDPRRFAADLLDRFRDLIVLDAVPDAVDKGLIDYAGDQALRMTDQARRIGVATLVRFADITHTTLTDMRGTTSPRLMLELLSARMLLPDASSDSAALLQRLERLERRQGMAVPAATAEQPRADQSRAEQPVAAPVSAARRPAKAEPAKAEPVKAEKPVKAEPAKAEEPAGTEPVRSEQSPGAGPDKPEPAQAEPDKPEPAQAEPDKAQPDKAEQPVPAEPVAPSQQPTPTDQPEPALATAVQPAAAAAPDSNALRQLWPEVLTALRERSRVKWAMMNEVVIASVEGEVVNLLAPAGLARRIADESNLSVLREVLQSVVFGHWQLNITSASSSNDGPSNISPAGSPPPNGVFSDAAPSSGSPTNGPPTNGSPSNGSLTNGSPSNGALPDEPPTQSEPAPKAARPERGSRPAQPPVDQPPADQPPVAENDGVDEESDEVRGSQRSGGDAEAAAIELLQTSLGARPIDAP; from the coding sequence GTGGCATTGGCGCTGTATCGAAAGTACCGCTCGGCCGACTTCTCCGAGGTGATCGGCCAGGAGCACGTGACGGCTCCGCTGATCCAGGCGTTGACGGCCGGCCGGATCAACCACGCGTACCTGTTCTCCGGTCCCCGGGGCTGCGGAAAGACCTCCAGCGCCCGGATCCTGGCGCGGTCGCTGAACTGCGAGCAGGGCCCGACGCCCACCCCGTGCGGGGTGTGCTCGTCCTGCGTCGAACTGGCGCCCAACGGCCCGGGCTCGATCGACGTGATCGAGATCGACGCGGCCAGCCACGGCGGCGTCGAGGACGCCCGTGACCTGCGCGAGCGTGCCTACTACGCGCCGGTGCGCGACCGCTACAAGGTCTACATCATCGACGAAGCGCACATGGTCACCAACCAGGGCTTCAACGCGCTGCTGAAACTGGTCGAGGAGCCGCCGGAGTTCCTGGTCTTCATCTTCGCCACCACCGAGCCGGACAAGGTGCTGCAGACGATCCGCTCGCGCACCCACCACTACCCCTTTCGGCTGATCCCGCCGTCGGTGCTGCGGGCGCATCTGGAACGGATCTGCCAGGTCGAGGGAGTGACGGTCGAGCAGACGGTGTTTCCGCTGGTGGTGCGGGCCGGCGCCGGCTCGGCCCGGGACGCGCTGTCGGTGCTGGATCAACTGCTGTCCGGGGCCGGCGCCGAAGGCGTCACCTACACCCGGGCGGTCGGGTTGCTCGGCGTCACCGACTCCGCCCTGCTCGATGACATGACCGACTCGCTGGCCGTCGGCGATGCGGCCGGGGTGTACGCGACCATCGACCGGGTAGTCGAGGCAGGCCATGACCCGCGCCGGTTCGCCGCCGACCTGCTGGACCGCTTTCGGGACCTGATCGTGCTGGACGCGGTGCCGGACGCGGTGGACAAGGGCCTGATCGACTACGCCGGTGACCAGGCGCTGCGGATGACCGACCAGGCCCGCCGGATCGGGGTGGCCACCCTGGTCCGGTTCGCCGACATCACCCACACCACGCTGACCGACATGCGGGGCACCACCTCGCCGCGGTTGATGCTCGAGCTGCTGTCGGCCCGCATGCTGCTGCCCGACGCCTCCTCGGATTCGGCGGCGCTGCTGCAGCGCCTGGAACGGTTAGAGCGGCGGCAGGGGATGGCGGTTCCGGCCGCGACGGCTGAGCAGCCGAGGGCCGATCAGTCGAGGGCCGAGCAGCCGGTGGCTGCTCCTGTCTCGGCGGCGCGGCGACCGGCGAAAGCCGAGCCGGCCAAAGCCGAACCGGTCAAGGCCGAGAAGCCGGTCAAGGCTGAACCAGCCAAGGCCGAGGAGCCGGCCGGGACCGAGCCGGTCAGGTCCGAGCAGTCACCGGGGGCTGGGCCGGACAAGCCCGAGCCAGCCCAGGCCGAGCCGGACAAGCCCGAGCCAGCCCAGGCCGAGCCGGACAAGGCCCAGCCGGACAAGGCCGAGCAGCCGGTCCCAGCTGAGCCAGTGGCCCCTTCCCAGCAGCCGACCCCGACCGATCAGCCCGAGCCGGCCCTCGCCACGGCCGTGCAGCCCGCGGCGGCAGCAGCGCCGGACTCCAATGCGCTGCGGCAACTCTGGCCAGAGGTGCTGACCGCGCTGCGGGAACGCAGCAGGGTCAAGTGGGCGATGATGAACGAGGTGGTGATCGCCTCCGTCGAGGGTGAGGTGGTCAACCTGCTGGCGCCGGCCGGGCTGGCCCGACGGATCGCCGATGAGAGCAACCTGTCGGTGCTACGGGAGGTTCTGCAGTCGGTGGTCTTCGGTCACTGGCAGCTCAACATCACTTCCGCCTCGTCGTCCAACGACGGGCCTTCGAACATCTCGCCTGCCGGCTCCCCGCCCCCGAACGGCGTGTTCTCGGACGCCGCGCCCTCATCCGGCTCGCCCACGAACGGTCCTCCCACGAACGGTTCGCCTTCGAACGGTTCTCTTACGAACGGCTCTCCCTCGAACGGCGCCCTTCCGGACGAGCCGCCCACCCAGAGCGAGCCGGCGCCGAAAGCCGCCCGGCCCGAGCGCGGCAGCCGTCCGGCGCAGCCGCCGGTTGACCAGCCGCCGGCTGACCAGCCGCCGGTTGCCGAGAACGACGGGGTGGACGAGGAGTCCGACGAGGTGCGCGGCTCGCAGCGCTCCGGCGGCGATGCCGAGGCTGCCGCCATCGAGCTGTTGCAGACCAGCCTGGGCGCGCGCCCGATCGATGCTCCCTGA
- the alc gene encoding allantoicase produces the protein MSGHPAEFRTLADLASRALGGAVVWTNDDFFASAHNLINPGPAGHDPAAFDARGKVYDGWETRRRRDDPAGDEPPGGDLAPDDTPNDVAPHDEVIVRLAAPGLVRGVLIDTSHFTGNFPPYASVEATTMLGYPSAEQLRAATWTPLLAKSELAGDTENSFAIFAADQLSSHLRLRIYPDGGVARFRVHGEPLGDPRFLGGRVDLAATLNGGRILGCSNRFYSAPSNVLAPGRSSVMSDGWENARRRDDGNDWIEVELAGVGVLHHVVIDTSRFVGNAPGAAMLSDADTGEQLLPRTRLSPDTEHRFKIGSSTPVRRVRLDVYPDGGIARLRVFAELTAEARAELGRRWLALLPDEAGVGADELFD, from the coding sequence GTGAGCGGCCACCCGGCCGAGTTCCGCACCCTGGCCGACCTGGCGAGCCGGGCGCTGGGCGGCGCGGTGGTCTGGACCAACGACGACTTCTTCGCCAGCGCGCACAACCTGATCAACCCCGGCCCGGCCGGGCACGACCCGGCGGCCTTCGACGCCCGCGGCAAGGTCTATGACGGCTGGGAGACCCGGCGCCGGCGGGATGACCCGGCCGGGGACGAGCCGCCCGGCGGCGACCTTGCCCCCGACGACACCCCCAACGACGTTGCCCCACACGATGAGGTGATCGTGCGGTTGGCGGCGCCCGGCCTGGTCCGGGGCGTGCTGATCGACACCAGCCACTTCACCGGCAACTTCCCGCCCTACGCCTCGGTCGAGGCCACCACCATGCTGGGTTACCCGTCGGCCGAGCAGCTTCGGGCCGCGACCTGGACGCCGCTGCTGGCCAAGTCCGAGCTGGCCGGCGACACCGAGAACAGCTTCGCGATCTTCGCCGCCGACCAGCTGAGCAGCCACCTCCGGCTGCGGATCTACCCCGACGGCGGGGTGGCCCGGTTCCGGGTGCACGGCGAGCCGCTGGGCGACCCGCGGTTCCTGGGCGGCCGCGTCGACCTGGCCGCCACCCTCAACGGCGGCCGGATCCTCGGCTGCAGCAACCGGTTCTACTCAGCGCCGTCCAACGTGCTGGCCCCGGGCCGGTCGAGCGTGATGTCCGACGGCTGGGAGAACGCCCGCCGCCGCGACGACGGCAACGACTGGATCGAGGTGGAGCTGGCCGGCGTCGGCGTCCTGCATCACGTCGTGATCGACACCTCCCGCTTCGTCGGCAACGCCCCCGGCGCGGCGATGCTCAGCGACGCCGACACGGGTGAGCAGCTGCTGCCCCGCACCCGGTTGAGCCCCGACACCGAGCACCGGTTCAAGATCGGCTCGTCCACACCGGTGCGCCGGGTGCGGCTGGACGTCTACCCCGACGGGGGCATCGCCCGGCTGCGGGTGTTCGCGGAGCTCACCGCCGAGGCCCGCGCCGAACTCGGGCGCCGGTGGCTGGCGCTGCTGCCGGACGAGGCCGGCGTCGGCGCCGACGAGCTGTTCGACTAG
- a CDS encoding UPF0158 family protein, whose translation MDVPQPDLVEAALLEALEVLPKAVSSLSSSERAPTASEVRLAMGRFTYGGFTPARVGCKRFRDFLAIAEDRGMITLDDSRQGDIAVRLIGDSQPSSAQAERRIRSDLWRALTDWTPNLSRYYDKEQDRFLWFPTEAVPLEPERSAASRASVAAEPTRYVPVSAIPIHQQLEWMREFATKVGDDKLRELLLAALQTARPEKVFLALLHGIPDYQARFARFRNSLVRAEAEKWQQQQEPPITVNIDSSEGEGTLPSADQSNDRIAIPLISSSLRETYETLLTAYLRQKTTPHVGTTDESGSSPHSEKMPNEQVSGLRSALHRAIDRMPISELQRLAIPAGYFFEE comes from the coding sequence ATGGATGTCCCCCAACCAGATCTTGTAGAAGCCGCGCTGCTTGAGGCATTAGAGGTTTTGCCCAAAGCGGTTTCAAGTTTATCGTCATCTGAACGTGCCCCTACAGCAAGCGAAGTTCGACTCGCTATGGGCCGATTCACATACGGCGGCTTTACTCCTGCGAGGGTTGGATGTAAACGATTCCGCGATTTTCTTGCGATAGCGGAAGACCGCGGTATGATTACATTAGATGACTCTCGGCAAGGTGATATTGCAGTCCGATTGATCGGCGATTCACAACCCTCATCAGCTCAAGCTGAGCGACGGATTCGCAGCGACCTGTGGCGCGCGCTCACTGATTGGACGCCGAACTTATCACGCTATTATGATAAGGAACAAGATCGCTTCCTTTGGTTTCCGACAGAAGCAGTACCGCTCGAACCCGAACGCAGTGCGGCAAGCCGAGCATCGGTAGCGGCTGAGCCTACGAGGTACGTTCCGGTATCTGCTATCCCTATACACCAACAACTTGAGTGGATGCGCGAATTTGCCACGAAGGTTGGCGATGATAAATTACGCGAGTTGCTCCTCGCTGCACTTCAAACTGCACGTCCAGAAAAAGTATTCCTCGCACTTCTTCATGGAATTCCTGATTATCAAGCGCGTTTTGCGCGTTTCCGTAATTCCCTTGTGCGTGCCGAAGCAGAGAAGTGGCAGCAGCAGCAGGAGCCGCCCATTACTGTAAACATTGACTCCAGTGAGGGTGAGGGAACACTGCCAAGTGCTGACCAAAGTAATGACAGAATCGCTATCCCATTAATAAGCAGTTCTCTTCGCGAGACTTACGAAACGCTCCTGACTGCATATCTTCGACAAAAGACTACACCCCACGTCGGAACCACTGATGAGTCAGGCAGTAGTCCACACTCCGAAAAAATGCCAAATGAGCAGGTAAGCGGCTTGCGGAGTGCTTTACATCGTGCAATTGATCGCATGCCCATCAGTGAACTCCAAAGGTTGGCCATTCCAGCGGGCTATTTCTTCGAGGAATAA
- a CDS encoding YbaB/EbfC family nucleoid-associated protein, with amino-acid sequence MQQLMKQAQKMQQQLAEAQAELAVTEVDGSAGGGMVSAKVTGSGELLAITIDPRAVDPDDVETLQDLVVAAVRDATRQASALAADKLGPLTGGMGGLGGLGIPGL; translated from the coding sequence ATGCAGCAGCTGATGAAGCAGGCGCAGAAGATGCAGCAGCAGCTTGCCGAAGCTCAGGCCGAACTTGCCGTCACCGAGGTGGACGGCTCGGCCGGTGGCGGCATGGTCAGCGCCAAGGTGACCGGCAGCGGCGAGCTGCTGGCGATCACCATCGACCCGCGGGCGGTCGATCCCGACGACGTCGAGACCTTGCAGGACCTGGTGGTCGCCGCCGTCCGCGACGCCACCCGACAGGCCAGCGCGCTCGCGGCCGACAAGCTCGGCCCGCTGACCGGTGGCATGGGCGGCCTCGGCGGGCTGGGCATTCCCGGCCTGTGA
- a CDS encoding S8 family serine peptidase, producing the protein MKRRPAAALMAALTAALMVAALLPAPAVAAPGPPMAPQWWFDTWKVPALRAAGADGRGITVAVIDSGVQADIPELRGKVLPGADFIGNGSDGRIDYDNDAFSHGTAMASLIAAGKGFADIEGLVPAAKILPIAVPLVNVVRRGEPPKNSTARAIRHAADNGARIISMSLGGPRSEHRHQLPCPQPIQDAVLHALGKGVIVVAASGNSGDSGNPVEEPGVCLGVVSVGAVNARLEVTDFSSRHRYLSVTAPGSNIATLTREPGTAYAESGTSHATAITSGALALIWSKYPRESARQILTRLLATVTDRGPKGRDPAYGFGVINPAAAIAASPAVAAGPNPVLDAAAPLLALSRARAKPPSPLTVTSRPDAALGEYRIGDRPAELDQSVYLPAAGSAVFGVLALVLLIAALRRRRRHRRATAIRRSPLPGTPG; encoded by the coding sequence GTGAAGCGGCGGCCCGCGGCAGCCCTGATGGCAGCCCTGACGGCAGCCCTGATGGTGGCGGCGCTGCTGCCGGCGCCGGCGGTGGCCGCTCCCGGACCGCCGATGGCTCCGCAATGGTGGTTCGACACCTGGAAGGTCCCTGCGCTGCGGGCGGCCGGCGCGGACGGGCGGGGCATCACGGTCGCGGTGATCGACTCCGGCGTGCAGGCCGACATCCCCGAACTGCGCGGCAAGGTGCTGCCCGGCGCTGATTTCATCGGCAACGGCAGCGACGGCCGTATCGACTATGACAATGACGCGTTCTCACACGGCACCGCGATGGCCTCGCTGATCGCGGCCGGTAAGGGCTTCGCAGACATCGAGGGACTGGTGCCGGCGGCCAAGATCCTGCCGATCGCGGTGCCGCTGGTGAACGTGGTCCGGCGGGGCGAGCCGCCCAAGAACAGCACCGCCAGAGCGATCAGGCACGCCGCCGACAACGGCGCCCGGATCATCAGCATGAGCTTGGGCGGGCCGCGGTCCGAGCACCGGCACCAGCTGCCGTGTCCGCAACCGATCCAGGACGCGGTGCTGCACGCGCTCGGCAAGGGCGTGATCGTGGTGGCCGCCTCGGGCAACTCCGGCGACTCCGGAAACCCGGTGGAGGAGCCCGGGGTCTGCCTCGGCGTGGTCTCGGTCGGCGCGGTGAACGCCCGGCTGGAGGTCACCGACTTCTCCTCCCGCCATCGCTACCTGAGCGTCACGGCTCCGGGAAGCAACATCGCGACGCTGACCCGCGAGCCGGGCACGGCCTACGCCGAGAGCGGCACCTCCCACGCCACCGCGATCACCTCGGGGGCGCTGGCCCTGATCTGGTCGAAGTACCCGCGCGAGAGCGCCCGCCAGATCCTGACCCGGTTGCTGGCCACCGTCACCGACCGCGGGCCGAAGGGGCGTGACCCGGCCTACGGGTTCGGCGTGATCAACCCGGCTGCCGCCATCGCCGCCAGCCCGGCGGTGGCGGCCGGTCCGAACCCGGTGCTGGACGCCGCCGCGCCGCTGCTGGCGCTGTCGCGGGCCCGCGCCAAGCCACCCAGCCCGCTGACGGTCACCAGCCGCCCGGACGCGGCGCTCGGCGAATACCGGATCGGCGACCGGCCGGCCGAGCTGGACCAGAGCGTCTACCTGCCGGCGGCCGGTTCGGCTGTGTTCGGCGTCCTGGCGCTCGTCCTGCTGATCGCCGCCCTTCGACGGCGCCGGCGGCACCGGCGGGCGACCGCGATTCGGCGGTCGCCGCTGCCGGGGACGCCTGGGTGA